ATGGCGCTGGCGGAGGGATTGGCCTTCACTGGGAGGCTGCCTATACTTGGTTTACCATGAACATGACGATGAGCTGGGCCGGGGTTGCTCGAATCGGCGGAGTCGAGGAACGGGGCATCCTCGCGGTCCTCGCGGTCGAGAGGCTCATGACGTATAGAGGCCATCTTGGCCAGTCATACCGTCAAGTGAGGGTATATATAAAAGAATGTAGTCTGATCGAAAGGGTATTAATGAGGGGCAGTATCAGATCATTGTCAGAATAGAGTTAGAAAAGAGTGTGAGAAATGCTGTCTTACGTGCCTGGAGGACAAGTTGCCAATCGTCGCAAGCCAATCCGGCACGAGGTCTTGGCGGGTGTTATTCTCTCGTCCAGGGGTTAGTGGGTTGCTAGTGGGTGTCCACTTGTGCTATTCTTATTCATTGCTTTGCATATCAAATTCTTAGCATGTTTTTGATAGATTGTTCAGAGAATACGGACTACTCCTCCACTGTACTGATACCATATATACCCCTACTtgtgcaaaaaaaaaaccaccccTTTCTTAATTACAGTCATATCCTGCCTCTTCAAATAAGCTTCCCCGAACTTGTACTACTGCCGACAGCTCTAGGATAAATTCATAAAGAATCACCACATTAGTCAGTACATGACCGAGAGTTGCGACTGGGGCATCCTTGGTATCTTCTGAGCCCGAGGCTCCATCTTCGGTAGACGGAGATTGCGGATCCGCGGGAGTAGGCGGAAACGGCGTGGCAAGGCGCTGTCGGAGAGCCTCAGCGGCCACGGCTCGGGCGTTGGAGGATCCGCGCGATTCAGAAGGAACAGAAGACCCATCCCGGTCCCGACTGGAAAATATGGGCGCCGAATTGACCGAGTACGAAGACCGGCCACGGGAAGCTAGGGTAGAGGCATCCGGTGAACCCGGGTTCGACGGGTGCGAGCGATTTGTTGAGGATGTTGGATGCTCCGAGGGCTCTCGTGATCGGACCGGCGTCTGTGGACGATCGTCCTGGTGCAAGAGTTCTCGTCGGGCAGCTACCAGTACATTAAAATCGGGGAGTTCTCGTTGCCATTGTTGAGCCTGGTCCACGAGTTGTTGGAGAGCTAAAATCAATGTCGGAGCAGCTGTTGCGGGCCAATTTGGTGCTTGGTAGGCCCGACGAACGTAGTCAAATCCGTTGTCGCTTTTGTCCGAGGACGGGGCCTCGTAATGGTTGGGATCAACCAACACCCACCCGTCCAAGGAGAAGAGATGTGAGGATGCCAGGCTCATAAACACACCTGTTAATGCTAGATTGACAATGACGCTGTTGGTAAAGAAAGATTCAAGGCACACGAAAAGAGCCTGCACTATGGGATCGTCTTGCTGGAGTTGCAATGGTAACGGTAGCGTCACCTCGTCTTCCTCCATTGAAGAAACGGGCAGACATAGGCGGGATTCAAGCACACATGTCGCATCTGCAACATAGTTGTCATACGACTCATTCAGCGTAGGATCTTCGACGAGGGACGTTCCCATGACCAAAAGTTGCTCTAGCTCGGCATTCAAAGCGCCAACGGGGCGCTGATTTGCAGGCTGTGTAGGAATGGTGTGGATCAGCGCTCGTGCAAACAGATGGTGTCTCTGAAGCACAGTATTTAAAAGGCGTAGCGTAGCTAACACCGTCTGGGAGTTTGATGAATGAAGTCCCAGTAAGGCCAGGTCACGAAGATTGAACAGTGACGGAGATGGTTGAGCCGCTTCAGAGGCCAAAGCAGCTAGCACATCGAGGGACTTCCGTCGGCTTGCAGACATGTCCATTTGCTCCTCGGGTTGAGGGGAAGATGCTAGCAAGAAATGTAGAATTCGATGAACCAATTCACCTTGATCGATTGACTCAAGAATGCGGCACATGTAGGTCAGCACTGCTGCCGTCGAGCCACCAGCTACATCTGATGATTCTAACAAAGAGGGATACCTTTAGAAGTCAGCGGTGAGTCTATTGCAGAGGGACGAGTGCATACTCACAAAAGTTGCTCTAAAAACAGCACCTGGAAATGGTCTAGTAAGGTGTCGTTCACTTCGGCAGATTTGCAATGGTCGATTGTATCCTGCCAAAACAACAGATAGGACATAAAAGCATCCATGGTTTGACCGAGTGTTGGCTGCAAAGCGGTCTCTTCTTTGGCATGATCAGATAAAACAACAATGTGGGGGAGATTATCGTCCTCGGCGGTGGAAGCAAACGACAAACTTTGTTCGATTAGTATACAGTGTCCCACAATAATCAAAGAACAAAACATACTGTCCCAGCTGGCTGTAAAGTGCGCCCAGTCCAGTGGCCATGAGCGTAGCTAGGTCGCTCTCGATCAACCATTTCTCCAAGTTTTTGGACCGAGATGCGGTTTCAATGAGGTAGAGCAACCCCGTTCGAGCAAAGTCGCCAGCACGTCCTTCGTGGTGAACATAGTCCACTAGCAGATAGAACAGAGGAAACTCGTCCTTCCGCGTCGCCCCTGCAAACTCCGTCCCACTCAGGGCTTGGGAGTCGTTGTCCTGGGCGACAGGTGATACCCGAGGCACAAACCACGCAGGCAAGATATCAGGCTGCAGACGAATGTTGTTGGCAATACCAAATAGCAGTTCAACCAGTCGGCCCTCGATCTCATCCGATGTCTTCTCGGCACGGCGGACAAGATCCACCATCGCGCGGGCGAACAATCGGTTGTCTACAACCCCATCCACCTCCGCATCGATCAGCGTGTCGAAGAATACCGTGGCTGATCGGACGACTCCTTCATCGTGGAAGGAGAGGGCGAGCTTCGTCACTGTCACAAAGACCTGGGAAGATGCTGCATAGGCGACACAGGGATGTGGTGCGGGCCCGCGGGCTTCCTCGCTTAGAATCGAGTTGAGTCGTTCAACGTACATTCGCGTGTGCGTAACCGATTGTTCGCCAGATGGATTGTTTGTTGAGCGCCATATTTGCTATTAATTGGTTTAGTTGGTAGCCTTCTGGAAGCGGACATGGTTGGTACCTGGAGGGCATTGCAGGCACGTTTAAAGGCAGTCAGCCGTTCCGTGGGCGAGGTGGCCTTAGAGGATTTTTTGGGCACCGCGCGCGAGCCGCCGATAAGACGAGACCACTAGTTCTATCAGTAAAGATTCATAGAGAAGTGAAGGGCACGTACAAAGTCCATTCTGTGAAAGCAGCATGATCTCACAGAGTGAAGGTGACGAGTGGTCGAGGATGAGTGGAGACGATGTTTATCGCGCGGATCGCCGTTAACAGCTACAGACCATCAACTTCCAAGCTTACATCTATGCTACATACACATTCGTGATTTGTACAGTTACAGTCATGCACATTCAAGTCCCAGTAAAGAAATATGCCAATCCAAGTCCTGTTTATTAGATAAAAAGACTGTGCGCGGATGGGGGCTCAAGTCATTCGAGCCCAAAAAACCCCAATATATTCACAGATAATGCGCTCCAAGATTTGCCTTCCCACTATTTAAACGCCTAAAATAAAAAACGAAACCCCTCCATGGATTCATGCGCCTAGTACCGATCCCCATGTAGCCGTCATCAAATCATTTATGGGTCAGCCTCAATCACTCTCATCCTTTGGTCGCCGCCCGCCACGCTTACGGCGGCCCTCATTTTGATCGCTCCCGTCGTCTTCGTGTTTCCGGCTAGCGGGTTGGTCAGGGACCTTAGCGATTATGTCGGCCAGAAAGTCAAGCACTTCATCCTTGGCGACGGCCTGTTTGAGATGCGAAGCTGTGACGCGCTTTGAGTTGCGatcttttgcttcttgtgCCGCCTTGGTGACGAGAGAGATCATGAAGAGCTCAAGAGCCTTGGCTGCAAGAAAGTATCTAGTCAGTATCTCTTGTAAAGCATAGGGAGTACGCGCGAAAAGAGGCGCAAAGGGTGTACTTACACACAGCAATTGGCGTCACTTGAGCAACCTTGCCAACATCCTCATCGGCCTGCATGATGCGCTTGATGCGCGCCACCGGAAACTTGGTCTTTACTTCAATCCCCGCAGTTGGAGGCGCCGGTGGAATCTCTTCCTCCATCTCCGGCGCAACGGCGGGGACTGGCGCCATTGCGATCGGCTCTGGGATTGGTTGGAAAACTTCGGGCATGGGTTGAATTGCTTCAGGCATAGGTTCGGGGGTGGGGGCGTGATCGGACTGAGCAAGACGACTTGAACGACGGGCCATGTCCGAGTCTGGCTGATGTGGCGGAACGTACTGCTGAGACACGCGACTTGGATTTGGGCGTTGATACGGTTGGTACGAGTTTAAAAAAGGCGATGGGCAGGATGTAATTGGACTCGCAAGCGTGTGTTGTTGAGGAGGAAAAGATAGATCAGGAGAGCGAGGCCGATATTTGTCCTCTGTCATGgtcaaaaagaaaaattaaaaaaattaaaaagaAATTATAGTGGAATCGCGAAAACGCAGGTGGTCCAAGCTCCCTGGAGAGGAGAATCCAACGATCCGACTCGGGTGCCGCTGTCCTTTTTAAATTCCGttgtggttttttttttttttttttgaatgtCTTTACCGGAATTTACTGTTTTGGCCTGTTTTGGCCTGTTTTGGTCTGTTTTGGTCTGTTTTTTTGGGACGAAAATCAACATTTTTGGCcctcttgatcttctcctctttgTTACATCTCACTCTTCACTTTTTCAACTTTTGATTTTCAAATCTTTCTATTTTCAAGATGACTCCCTGATTTAGCTGATCTTCTCCCCTGTCTGCTCTTTGTCAAACATACTCAACTTCTCAACATATTACATTGTTCGTACATCGTAGGTGACCTCTCCTTTCTTACCCCTTGGGCATCCGTAGAATTCCAAATACCCGATGACGATAAATCCCAAAACGCCGAGTTGAAACAGATGAAACCATCAGAGTATCGCTGTTCTTCTGTGAACGCCCGAAATAACTTGATCTAATCTGAGGGTCTCATCatatctacaacatatacaaTGCACCTTGTTTGAATGCTCCACGTCATCTCTTAGTACCCGTTGTCTCTTACTTCGCTCTGACATGTAACTTCGGCGAAATAGTTTTTCCGACCAATTTCAAGCATCAACCTCTACACTTCTTGCCGGACATCAAAGCCATGTCACTGAAGCTCTCTGTCTAATCAGGGTCATCTAAAATCTCCAGCCATCTCCAGCCATGGCGGTGGCGGATGTGTCCGGTCTCATGGACATTGccaggtacggagtacttgcATGCTAATCAAAATTCGTCATGATGCTAATGATTCTGCAGTACCCTGGTCCAAGAGGAGATCCCGTTCAAGCTACGATGCGCCATCTGCAATAAGCTGGCGGTAAATGCATTTCGTCTCCCCTGCTGCGACCAGTCTATCTGTGAGACCTGTATGTCGGAACCAATATTTCTTACCTGTCGCAAACAGTAGCTAATCGGATCTCTGTTTTAGGCCAAGCTTCCCTCTCCGACACATGTCCCGTCTGCACACATACCCCCGTCTCTCCGGATCTCTGCAAACCAAACAAGGCTCTGCGGACCACTCTCAAGGCTTTCCTGCGcaccaaagagaagaagcggGAAAAGGACCGTCAATCTGTGGCGCCTTTAACGCCATCCAATGTCACGCCCGCAGACAAAAACATACCTGCCGAGGATATTACTCCTGATCAAAATGGAGCTAAGTCAGTGGCCGCTGTGTATATCAAGGCACCAGTCTCGCCGCACCCCACAGAACATACAGAATCAAAGCCTCAAGAGCCTGGACCAGACACACCAGCCCCGGAAACAGCTGGAGAAAGCATTCCACAGCGAAGTGTCCCAGATTCGGTAAATCAGCTAGCTCAGGTAATGTTCTACTGCTATCAATCTCGAGTTTTACAAACTGACCTTTTTGTGTAGCCCGAGGCAACTGGTGATCAACTCAACGGCACCGAAGCGGCCCTTGAGTCTACGACTGAAGATGCTGCAGTCAACGAAACTCCACTAAATGGAGAACCTGTTCCCCCTCCCGAGGGGACTCCTGGGGATTCTGTTACCACCTCGATGACCTCAAACATGGCCGGAAACTTCCCCGCGATGGGCTGGAACGGAATCGGTATGAATCCTTTCATGGCCGGCATGTTCAATTACCCGAACACGATGGGTAAGTTTACTATTACCACACTTTTCCTTTTTGACCTCGCTAATCTATCTCCACAGGCATGCCCATGGGGATGGACCCGATGGCAAGTCAGGGGATGTACGGAATGAACATGACTGGCATGGGCATGAATACTGGGATGAATTACAACGGGGGCATGTATGGATCGTTAGGATGGGACGCATCCCAACAGAACAACAATATGTGGCAAGGCGGCCAAAATAAATTCAATCCAAATGCTTTCGCAAATGGCACGGGTCCTCCTTATGGAGGAGCATTTGGCGGGTCTAATATGTCTGCTTACCCTTCTCATTCAGACTATCAGTCCGGCTACTATGGCGGTTATGGTCGTGGTGGGTATCGAGGTCGCGGCCGTGGCCAGTTTCATGGCTCTGGTCGAGGTGGCTTTGGACCCATGCAAGGTCATTTCCGCCAGGGTTCCAACTCAGGCTACCCCAACCAGAACCAAAGCATTGCTAATGGTCTCACCGGTACTCAAATGGATGCTCAAGGTAATGTCCAAACAATTGAGATTGCTCCAGAATCAGGTGAAACTGGACCCGATGTGCCGGGTAATCCAGATGATATCCCAACAGGGACCACAGACCAACCCCAAGGAATTCCCACAATTGACAGTCTTGATAATTCTGTACCAACCGGACCTGGGTACGGTCAAATGAGTAATGGTTATGGCCAATACAGGTATAGCCGATATGGACAAGAACGCGGGCCAGGCGTTGAAGGCGCCCCAGCTGCTCCACGTGCCATGAGGCAGGGGCTACCCAACACCAGTGTGTTGCGACAACGTGGCTTCCAGATTCAGGGTCGAGCCAGTATCTCTTGGTGAgatcttcctcttttgtCGTTGTTTTTCTCTTCGCAATCTCAATCTAACAGCCATTAGTGAACCCACTGAGGACAATCGCCCAAGGGCCGCATCCAACGCTCCGTCTCAACGTGGGCAGTCTCGATCTCAATCTCCCACGCAGAATCCAGTTTCTCGTCCCCGTTCGCCATCTGTTAATGGTACTGAAGATGACCGTGTCAGTCGGCATGGTGCAGAAACTAAACGCCTAGATCGGGTTGATGAGCTACAATCCAACGCCCGTCAATCTCGTTCTCCATCCCACACTTCCTCTCGTCCGTCCTCGCGACGCCGACATCACGACAGTGATCGGGAGCGAGATCGAAGAACTAACCACCGGTCACAACGCACCCGTCGTCACCGCAGCCGTAGCCGCAGCTCCAGTCGAAACGGCGATTTCCGTCCCTCTGGTCGTCTAGAAAAGACTGCAGAGAAAGAGGGATCAAATGGCAGGACCAAAGCGTCCTCCGAAGCCCCAGAGTCACGCGATCTAGCAAGCCAAATCAGCAGCACCTATCACTCCACCAAGGATAGAGGAAGTCGGCGCGAAGACGACAGATCACGAGAACAAGACCGAGATCTCCGACGCCGAGATCGTGACCGAGACCGCGACCGTCGTGGCAGAGACCGGGATTCCGATCGCGAACGTCGCCGTGATAGCGACCGCGACAAAGATAGGACTTCAGAGCGCGACCGCGATCGACCAAGGGAGCGAGATCGTGGTCGTGATCGTGACCGCGATCGCAAGCGTTCTCGCCGCGATCGATCCCCGTCTGTCACCGGCGTCGACCATCCCCAAGCCCGTCGTGTGAAACGTGGGGATGAAGACCGTAGCAGGGACACAAATGGAGACTCAACAAAAAGGGCCGAGCCCGATAAAGATCCTTACACCCTCGAGCGTGAAGCACGCAATAAGGAGCGCCTCGAGCGTGAGCAGCAGCACCGTGAAAAGGCCAAGTCTGGCCGCCGCCGTGATGGCCGGCAGGACCGTGTGGTGGCGGGCCGTCGCATCAACTACAAGTATGAAGATGAACTCTGAGCTTGGAGTTTggtttctttcctttccGTACAAAATCATGGGACACGGCGTAAAGGGTTGCTTTTCCACTTTTTTTGCATGTTGTTATTTTCCTTGAGCTGAGCCTGCTCAACAGTAGATATGGGATTTGTGTAGGCTATCTGAAATGACTCCTTGTGGATAGAGACGGAACTTCAAGTGATGAGAATGAAAATTCTGTTCTTACCCTATTTCTCGCAGCGACAATCCCTTGCTTaatagagaaaaaaaaaaacgaaactTGACAATAGTCGCCAACATAGTCTGGTCATTATATATCGAGGTGTGATGGGTGGCTCACTCTCAAATCATCAAATTTGAATCGAACCGAGTACGATTGGTTGGCGGCACCAGCACATCGAACAACGCAGTCCTTGAATACACTATCGACTTATCGCCAGTGATTTGTCCCATGCCACAAAGGCCACCATTGAGGAGCGAGGATGGCAGGTGAAGGATTTCTCACAGCTATGGAGATGTGTTTAAATCCAGATTTGAGCCAAAGGTTACTCGAGTATTGATATATTTAATTCCAATATCTACTTGCTTGTATGGAGCTTGCGAGGACACATCCTGTTTCAACTAACTATGCCAGATGTTGATCGTATGTGTGATGTAGCAAGCCACCTGTATGATTACCATATGTTCGTTGCAAACACATTGTTCTATTGATGGCATCTTGTTGTATTCAATTGAGTACAGTGTCTTTCCTTGTCAGTGAGTCTTTTTGCTCGGCGTGTTTTGATGGTTCATGCGCCGCCGTGGGCGAGTAGCTTATGGTCAAAACCGACCTGTCCTCTCGCCATGAAATGAACATAGTATCCGTATTTTGGATTTTAATGGGCAAATGTATTGACAATCCCGCtaaaaagaaacaaaaaaaaacctatCCACACACTGCACCGCCTCATATACGTCAAACACCGTATGATTCCAATCCGGAGCATGGTCTCCCAACAATGAATGTACCTAGATAATATTTGACCAACCTAGCAGTCTCCCAGAGACTGAAATTAGGACCCAATTGTTTAGTTCAGCTTGCTCTTCAACGCCTCAATCTCGGCAGTAAGTGTTTGCATTTGCTGTGCCTGAGATGCAATCGTCTTTGTCTGTTCAACAATCAACTTCTTAATCTCTTCAATGTCGTTCTTATGGATGAAAGTGGCGGGCGAAGGGGTCTCGCTAGCGTGTGATAGAACAGTAGAAGACTAGGAAAATTAGCAGCTGATACAATCTGACAAAGGGTATTGGAGGGTGGGAAACTTACGACTAAGGTAGATTCCGGCTTTGTCTCAGTTTGCTTTgtctcggcttccttgggcCTCAACGGGCTGCTGACGCGGGGCGAAGCAGACTCGGCAGCGACAGGGCGACTAGGACGCTCAAGCGACTTGGAAACTTCCTCAAAGCTGGagtcgtcgtcgtcgtcagAGACGGTAGTCTCATCTTCACCATCGGCAAACTTGTTCACCATGGCGGCCATTGAAGCACCTTGTTCCTTCATCGATGGGGCCGGGCGCGCGACAGGAGTAGGTTCAGAAACAATCTCGGCGGCAATCTTTGAGGAAGCAGGCCCAGGGGTCTTGGGGGTCTCAGCGGCTTTAAGTGCCTCGGCAGGCTTGGGCGCAGGAGCATCCATAGAGCCAGTCAGCTTTTCCTCCACTCCTGACACCTCCTTGATGCCCTCGCCATCAAATAGGCTGGCCATGGAGATCTTTGGAGGAAGTGCCTCCTTGCCACCCAGCCATTCGGACGAAGACATGGCGGCGGCCAATCCAGTCGCGGGCGGGTAGATGTCGTCCTGGAAGTTCTCGGACCGGCGGGGCACGATGAATGAGACGGGTTCGATGTATTGGTCACTGACGGTCTTGTAGGCGCGAGCGACTTCGTTCTCATGCATGTTCACGCCACGCTTAGGCATGAAAGCAACTCCTCGCTGGGGGTCGGCAGACTTGTGCTCAGAAAGGAACTCGAACTTGTCGTTCTCAAGCTCAAAGTATCGGATGTTGCCGTCACTGCTGGTTATCAGAAATTGCGAACGCGCAAGGGTTCAATCATAGGCACTCACCCTCGTCCAGCCAAGTACAGCATGTTAGTTCCATCATCCCAGAAAGGCATGCAAACGCCAGAAATGGAATCCAAGGTCTTGAAACCGTCGATGGGTTCCCGGACGGCACGGATATCCCAGAGCGCCAGCTGGCGGTCGCTCATCTTGGAGAAACCGGTAGTCGCAATGCGATCGCGCTCTCCCAGCCATACAGCACGGCTGTTCTTGGCACCAGTATGGCCATTCGTCTCGTGAGCCGGACGTTCCTGTCGCACATCCCAGATGCGGAGCTTCTTGTCACGCGAGGTAGTGACCAACAAAGAGCCGTTGGCACTCCACGACTGGGACTGTACAATATCACCAATATTCAGCGTGAGTTTCGGTGCGCCGGCTTCAATATCCCAGATCTTCACGGTATAGTCGCCCGAGGCCGTGGCCAGCACGTTTTCTGCCGCGGGGTTGAAGAGCACGTGGCCAATCTTCCTGCAGGGAGGGGTAAGCATGAGGTGATAATGGGGTTGGCCAAAGACTTGTACTTAGGATGACCACTCAATTTGCCAATAGGCGCGAGATCCTTGATGTCGTCGGCGTCGACCTCAGGTCGAACGGTGAAGTTCTCCGGAACCCGCCAGAGGAAAACCTGGAATCGATCAGTCGCAGCGACAATAGCTGTTGTTTTTGTCGCACTATACCTTGCCATCATCGGATCCTGAGGCAATCAGGTCATCATTGAAGGGGTTCCTGTAGGGGTTCAGTGGGTTGCAGCGCGGGCGTTGTGTGCTCAAGTTCCTTACCAGTCGGTGTCCAAAACGACGGCTGTGTGACCTCGGCACAATGGGATGCGCTCAGGGAGCTTGCCCCGTTCCTCAAGAGGAATAATCGCAAAAGCTCCGCCACCACCTGCTTCCCAATTGACCGCAATATGTTTTGGGTTGACCTATATGCACCGTAAGACCGGGTTCGCCAGTGAAACGTCAGGGGTGTTGCGGAAGGAAAAACACACACCTTAAGAAGGTTGGTATCCCAAGCGTTTCGGGAGACTCGAAGGTTGTCGAAACATTGATCCTGCAAAAGTCAGAATAGGGAgatcggggggggggggtatagGAGGGGTAGCCTTTACCTTTCTCGTCGATCGCCCAAAGACGTGGCCTGTAACGGTCAGCGGGGAGGCGCAATTTAGATTAAAGAAGGAACTCACGATATTTAGAGGAACGAACAAAACGCCCGGACATGATTACCAAGTATTCAAATGAAAAAGTTGAGCAAACAAAAAAGTAGAGCAAGGAAAAAGGAGTAAGTGAAAGAGACGTTGGAGAAGCTCAAGCAACGGGGCTACTGGGGCCGCCGCTGTTTCGGGAATCCGAGTGGAGGTAAAGGCGCCCCACGAATTGTCAACTAATTTAGGAACGACTTTGAAAGGAGTCAATGGAGAACAGGAGGAAGTGTTATATGACATTGTACTCTCTGATCTTCAGATTGTTCTTCTTTCATATTGAACCTTACAGCCTTTCATCCTTGATCTAGGATGGATCACGTGTTGTGATACAATACTGTTTTATGGTAATACGAATACAGCCCAGTTGATGCCATTGCCGGATCTGGATTAGCTTCGTACACCTGCTTGAGTCAACAATCTTTGTTTACTTTGCATCTCGTCCCTCCAGAAACCAATTTGCGCTCATTTGACGCCCATGCTTCCAAGGTCACTGCCTAGACCATTTATTGGCATGTCCTCTACCTGCTGGTTCCATCTCAACTCGCTAACGTTAAGTCCTAGCGGCCAACACAGACAGTGGCTGGACGTGAGCTCCTCCTTCTCGCCCGGATACTCTATTCGCCGGTAACCTGGCGGTCAACGAATCCCAACATGGAGGGTGAAAACAGAGTAAATACCCCACTTTAGGTCTCAGTTACATCGGAGGTTATGGGCGTACAACTGACCATCTTCAGCCCAGGACCAGGTCGTCTACTCGGACGCGCCTACCACAGGCCGGCCTACGTGAGGCCACCTCTGCAACAACCAACTCGCGCTCCGGCATCATGGCGCCAGGTACAATCGCAAACAAGGCCATGAACATCTCGCGTATGGAAGACACTGAACCGTTGGCGCAACATGAACTGACTGCGCCGGAAGCAACCTGTCCGAAAACCTCAAACCCGGAAACAAGGAGACCTGGACCTGTCACCCGACCACCTAATTCAACGAGCAAGGCGCATAGCCGAGGAAACTCATACTCATCTTCAACTATCTCCCGGCCGACCGTACCTGCATCTCGCACAACCAACggctccttctcctcaacTATCGGCCCTGGCGCGCGTCCAGCATCGGCAATGTCCCGGCATCAATCGTCCTTCAACGGCCGCAAACCCATCGGTGCATCGATTCCACGCGCTGCGAGTGCGTTGGATACCCATATGGAAGACGTCTCACCCAGCGTGCTAGGAAAGCGAAAGGGTATGCCACAATTTCCCTTGTCTCCCAGTCGAATCCCTTCTTGCCCCGTTGGACCCACATCCCCCGTAATGGATGATGGTTGGGATGGGTTTGGTGAATTGACAGCGCTCTCTGAGTCCGAGAAACCTGTCTCTTTTCCAAATCCCTCCAACCTAGTAACTGTCCCCGTGTTGCCCAGTACCCCATTTCGAGAAATTTCCTTCCCAAAGTCACCCGGATGTGTGCagtcctcctcgtcctcttcttttttcaCTGCACCCCCCCAAACCCTATCACATTACCAACGGCGTTCTGTCAAGAAACCCTCACACCCCGCATTTTTGACCAAAGGTTCTTCGATCAGAAGTTTTGACAATATCACAGGCCCGGAATGGGATCAAGCCTCTCGCGAAAAGAGCATAGAGGGATTGATGCAAACTTTCATGGCCCAGGTAAATCAACAAGGTCAAGCAAGCTCTGGTCTCAAGGAGACGGTTGATTTGTACAAGTCAAGGGGTAGGTTTAGTCGGATCAAGGGCTATAGTGAGACGAATCTAATCTTTTCATCTAGTCAACGAGCTCGAAGCCTCTCGGGATGAGTTGAAAGAACTCAACATTACCCAGCGTGTGGAACTAGACTCGCTGCGAAACCAGTTACGTACGGCAGAGCAGGCTCGTAAAGAGGACAAGCGAGAGCACGAAATCGCCATGGACGATCTTTACCAACGTCAGCGCATTGAATTGGATTCTCTCCAACAACAATGCAGGAAAGAAGTCGCCACAATCACTGACCGACATCAAGAGGAAGTTCGCGACCTGAAACGACGATTTGATCGTGATCTCGAAGACGAGAAAGCAGCACAACTAAGCGCGCTCGGCAAGCTGACCTCCCAATCTGCACTTGATACCCAGAAGTCACAAATTGAATTGGAAAGGAGGGACCGGGAAATTACAACATTGCACGATGGGCTACAGGTCCTGAAGGCGGAACTCGATCGCGAACGAAGAACTGTCCACGAACTCAAAC
The nucleotide sequence above comes from Penicillium digitatum chromosome 1, complete sequence. Encoded proteins:
- a CDS encoding Actin-binding protein, putative, with the protein product MSGRFVRSSKYRHVFGRSTRKDQCFDNLRVSRNAWDTNLLKVNPKHIAVNWEAGGGGAFAIIPLEERGKLPERIPLCRGHTAVVLDTDWNPFNDDLIASGSDDGKVFLWRVPENFTVRPEVDADDIKDLAPIGKLSGHPKKIGHVLFNPAAENVLATASGDYTVKIWDIEAGAPKLTLNIGDIVQSQSWSANGSLLVTTSRDKKLRIWDVRQERPAHETNGHTGAKNSRAVWLGERDRIATTGFSKMSDRQLALWDIRAVREPIDGFKTLDSISGVCMPFWDDGTNMLYLAGRGDGNIRYFELENDKFEFLSEHKSADPQRGVAFMPKRGVNMHENEVARAYKTVSDQYIEPVSFIVPRRSENFQDDIYPPATGLAAAMSSSEWLGGKEALPPKISMASLFDGEGIKEVSGVEEKLTGSMDAPAPKPAEALKAAETPKTPGPASSKIAAEIVSEPTPVARPAPSMKEQGASMAAMVNKFADGEDETTVSDDDDDSSFEEVSKSLERPSRPVAAESASPRVSSPLRPKEAETKQTETKPESTLVSSTVLSHASETPSPATFIHKNDIEEIKKLIVEQTKTIASQAQQMQTLTAEIEALKSKLN